One Algihabitans albus genomic region harbors:
- the ligA gene encoding NAD-dependent DNA ligase LigA, which produces MTGKAVTEFVAQGATGRDKPVEELSEAEAADELTTLAAAIRHHDDLYYREDTPEISDADYDALRRRNEAIEAAFPTLVRADSPSHRVGIEPAAGFSKVRHRVPMLSLGNAFADSDVEDFFARVRRFLSLQPDDPLTVVAEPKIDGLSINLRYEHGRFVQGATRGDGSEGEDVTANLRTLDDVPERIDGEAPEVLDVRGEVYMTKRDFAALNERQAAAGAKRFANPRNAAAGSLRQLDSKITKQRPLRFFAYAWGEVSKPIAATHWDSLRRLRAWGFAINPLAARCNSAAETLTIYRKVEAERGALDYDIDGVVYKVDDLSFQARLGFVSRAPRWALAHKFPAEQAQTVLEEIAIQVGRTGALTPVAHLKPVTVGGVVVARATLHNPDEIARLDVRVGDSVTVQRAGDVIPQVLGPILDKRPANAEPYRFPEVCPCPLGTPVVHEDGAVIARCSGELACPFQQVERLTHFVSRNAFDIEGLGDKQVRSFFERELIRTPADIFDLAETDKTSLTPIRKLEGWGDKSVENLFAAIEDRRTIPLERFIYALGIRQVGQATAKLLARSYGTLPAWQQVMLAAAGERQEAPEVKKPDLVGEHYAELCNIHSIGTSVADEICSFFSEPHNLQVVRDLEERLEVQAATQPETGDSPVAGKTVVFTGALATMSRGEAKASAESRGAKVAGSVSKKTDYVVVGADAGSKAAKAQELGVTTLSEQEWLTLIGRDG; this is translated from the coding sequence ATGACCGGCAAGGCCGTGACGGAATTTGTCGCGCAGGGCGCGACCGGGCGCGACAAACCGGTCGAGGAGCTGAGCGAAGCTGAAGCGGCAGACGAACTGACGACCCTGGCCGCCGCGATCCGCCACCACGACGACCTCTACTACCGAGAAGATACGCCCGAGATATCCGACGCGGACTACGACGCCCTGCGCCGGCGCAACGAGGCGATCGAAGCGGCCTTTCCGACGCTGGTCCGCGCCGACAGCCCGAGCCATCGCGTCGGAATCGAGCCGGCCGCCGGCTTCTCCAAGGTCCGCCACCGGGTGCCCATGCTGAGCCTCGGGAACGCCTTCGCCGACAGCGACGTGGAGGACTTCTTCGCGCGGGTCCGGCGATTCCTCAGCCTGCAGCCGGACGATCCCTTGACGGTCGTGGCCGAGCCGAAAATCGACGGGCTTTCGATCAACCTGCGCTACGAGCATGGCCGCTTCGTCCAGGGTGCCACGCGCGGCGACGGCAGCGAAGGCGAGGACGTCACGGCGAACCTACGCACCCTCGACGACGTTCCTGAGCGGATCGACGGCGAAGCCCCCGAGGTCCTGGACGTGCGGGGCGAGGTTTATATGACCAAGCGGGACTTCGCGGCACTCAACGAGCGGCAGGCGGCGGCAGGTGCCAAGCGCTTCGCCAATCCGCGCAACGCCGCAGCCGGCTCGCTGCGCCAGCTCGACAGCAAGATCACCAAACAGCGTCCGCTGCGCTTCTTCGCCTATGCCTGGGGCGAGGTTTCGAAGCCCATCGCGGCGACCCATTGGGACAGCCTGCGGCGGTTGCGAGCCTGGGGGTTCGCGATCAATCCCCTCGCCGCGCGCTGCAACAGCGCCGCCGAGACGCTGACGATCTACCGCAAGGTGGAGGCCGAGCGCGGCGCGCTCGACTACGACATCGATGGCGTCGTCTACAAGGTCGACGACCTTTCCTTCCAGGCGCGTCTCGGTTTCGTCAGCCGCGCGCCACGCTGGGCGCTGGCTCACAAGTTTCCGGCGGAACAGGCGCAAACCGTCCTGGAAGAGATCGCGATTCAGGTCGGGCGTACCGGCGCCCTAACGCCGGTAGCCCATCTCAAGCCGGTCACGGTCGGCGGTGTGGTCGTCGCCCGCGCGACCCTGCACAATCCCGACGAGATCGCCCGGCTCGACGTGCGGGTCGGCGACAGCGTCACGGTCCAGCGGGCCGGCGACGTGATCCCCCAGGTGCTGGGTCCGATCCTGGACAAGCGGCCCGCCAACGCCGAACCCTACCGTTTTCCCGAAGTCTGTCCCTGCCCGCTCGGCACCCCGGTGGTGCACGAGGACGGCGCCGTGATCGCCCGCTGTTCCGGCGAGCTGGCCTGCCCCTTCCAGCAAGTCGAGCGTTTGACCCACTTCGTCAGCCGCAACGCCTTCGACATCGAGGGGCTCGGCGACAAACAGGTGCGCAGCTTCTTCGAGCGGGAGCTGATCCGCACGCCGGCGGACATCTTCGATCTGGCGGAGACGGACAAGACGAGCCTGACCCCGATCCGCAAGCTGGAAGGCTGGGGCGACAAGTCGGTCGAGAATCTCTTCGCGGCGATCGAAGACCGGCGCACCATTCCGCTGGAGCGCTTCATCTACGCGCTCGGCATCCGCCAGGTCGGCCAAGCCACGGCCAAACTGCTGGCGCGCAGCTACGGCACGCTCCCCGCGTGGCAGCAGGTCATGCTTGCAGCGGCCGGCGAGCGGCAGGAAGCCCCGGAGGTCAAAAAGCCGGACCTGGTCGGGGAGCACTACGCAGAGCTCTGCAATATCCATTCGATCGGCACCAGCGTCGCCGACGAGATCTGCAGCTTCTTCTCCGAACCCCACAACCTCCAGGTCGTCCGCGACCTGGAGGAGCGGCTGGAGGTACAGGCCGCCACGCAACCCGAGACGGGCGACTCGCCGGTGGCCGGCAAGACCGTGGTCTTCACCGGCGCGCTGGCAACCATGAGCCGGGGCGAAGCGAAGGCTTCGGCTGAGTCGCGCGGCGCAAAGGTCGCCGGCTCCGTCTCCAAGAAAACCGACTACGTGGTGGTGGGCGCGGATGCCGGCTCCAAGGCCGCCAAGGCACAGGAGCTGGGCGTGACGACGCTGAGCGAGCAGGAGTGGTTGACGCTGATCGGGAGGGACGGATGA